The Pleuronectes platessa chromosome 11, fPlePla1.1, whole genome shotgun sequence genome includes a window with the following:
- the tmem30b gene encoding cell cycle control protein 50B, with the protein MVKEEEESPNRPDNTAFTQQRLPAWQPMLSAGIVIPGFVVIGLVFIGIGVALFVTSRSITVLEIDYTGVEKDSPCFKCSDPDIKNCGCKVDFSIDTLFEGPLFLYYGLSNYFQNYRQYGASKDLTQLSGDLASFKDPSDVCYPYDYSVQKPIVPCGSIANSMFNDTFKLFHIVKGTRKQVALDGKGIAWWTDYNVKFRNPLVNPLKNAFNGTTKPPFWPKPAYELDPTDPANNGFDNQDFLVWMRAAALPNFRKLYRRISEGEYEKGLPAGNYSLEIAYNYPVLQFEGRKKVVFSNVSWMGGKNEFLGIAYLVIGSLCVVMSVVMLIVYAKFKFPEED; encoded by the exons ATggtgaaagaagaggaggagtcacCCAACCGGCCTGACAACACCGCCTTCACTCAGCAGAGGCTTCCGGCATGGCAGCCCATGCTCTCCGCTGGCATCGTCATCCCGGGTTTTGTCGTCATTGGCCTGGTGTTCATCGGCATCGGGGTCGCCCTCTTCGTCACCTCGCGGAGCATCACGGTGCTGGAG ATCGACTACACTGGGGTTGAGAAAGACTCGCCATGCTTCAAGTGCAGCGACCCAGATATCAAGAATTGCGGGTGCAAAGTGGACTTCTCCATTGACACTCTCTTTGAG GGCCCCTTGTTCTTGTATTATGGTTTGTCCAACTACTTCCAGAACTACAGACAGTACGGTGCGTCTAAAGATCTCACCCAGCTGTCCGGAGACCTGGCCAGTTTTAAG GATCCCAGTGATGTATGTTATCCATATGATTACAGCGTCCAGAAACCAATTGTCCCATGTGGATCAATAGCAAACAGCATGTTCAATG aCACCTTCAAGCTGTTTCACATTGTCAAAGGGACAAGAAAGCAGGTGGCCCTGGATGGAAAGGGGATCGCTTGGTGGACGGACTACAACGTCAAATTCAGAAACCCCCTGGTGAACCCTCTGAAAAACGCCTTCAACG GCACTACCAAACCCCCGTTTTGGCCCAAGCCTGCTTACGAGCTGGACCCCACTGACCCTGCCAACAACGGCTTCGACAACCAGGACTTCCTGGTGTGGATGAGGGCGGCGGCTCTGCCAAATTTCAGGAAGCTGTATCGACGTATCTCTGAGGGCGAATACGAAAAGGGTCTGCCAGCCGGCAACTACTCTCTGGAAATTGCCTACA ATTATCCTGTTCTGCAGTTTGAAGGCAGAAAGAAGGTGGTGTTCAGCAACGTGTCCTGGATGGGTGGCAAGAACGAGTTCCTGGGTATTGCCTACCTCGTGATTGGCTCATTGTGCGTCGTCATGTCCGTAGTCATGCTCATCGTCTACGCCAAATTCAAGTTCCCCGAGGAGGACTAA